aaactttttatcttatattggaatacagttgattaacaacgttgtgttagtttcaggcgtacagcaaagtgattcagttatacatagacacgcatctactctttttcaaattcttttcctatttaggttgttacagagtacggagcagagttccctgtgcggTACAcaggtccttgtcggttatccattttaaatgtagcagtgtgTACCTGTCAGTCCCAAACCGGGTAGCCCCACATGTTGGGGGTATTGGGGAGGTATGGggatcctcttgcactgttgcggGGGAAGAACCTGGTGCGGCGAATGCAGAGTTCAGTTTGGCAGTAAGTAAATGAAAGATACACTTAAGAGCTGGTTTGCCGTTGGGTGCATGTTTCAAGGACATTTCACATATGTCCACAGAGGCACATGTAGAATGATATTTCGCTCAGAATTGTTTATCTTGGAGATATTTGGATATGATGTGGCTGTCTGTTACTGGGACAGTGGAGGGATAAATGTGTTGGAAGCAAATCAATATTCTACAGATCTGTGAAATCTCTGTGGGCAATGGAAAGACGAATGACTTCCACGGCATTGCACAATTTACAGTATACATTTTGCACGGTACGAAATCACGTTTTGCAGAAATGAACTAATTCACATGAGATATTGTAGAGTTGTTCcttggagatggagaaaagaaatgagaactaaAGGGCAGACGTAAAGTAAACAAGGGAGAGACTTTGCCTAGATCCATGTGAACATGTGTTAAACCAAAGGAAAATGATTTATTTGGCTCCCAGAACCCAAGCTTCACCTAGAAAAGCACATTTTCTTCTAAGCTCAAGTTTTCTCACCAGAATGGGACTAAAGCGGAACCTGTTTCTCAGCCTTgcgtgaggatcaaatgagggaATGCTTGAGAAGTGAGGAGTATTATAAAGGGATATTTGTGCATCCAAATTTATCTTGCCCTCTAAGTCCCTGAATGATGTAACCCAacggttctcaactgggggtgattcTGCACCCCCCCAGGGGACATCCGACAAGGTCTGGAgacgtttttggttgtcacaactggaggggGCATAGCGCTAGTGACATCTAGTGGatggagaccagggatgctgctagcCCTATTAATACACAGGACAGACCTCGCCTACTCCAGCAGAGTCACGGGGtccaaatgaactcatttacaaaacagaaatagactcacagagaaaacaaactcatggttaccaaagggggtagggggtggtggtggggagataagagtttgggattaatagatacacactacttatatctaaaataggtaaacaacaaggagctactgtagagcacagggaactatactcaatatcttgtaataatctataagggaaaaaagaatatacatacctacatatatatacatacatacatgtacgtATACATGTAAgaatacacatgtatatgtatgtatgtataacaatTGCTGTGTGTACAGGTGAAactatacaacattgtaaattaactatccttcaactaagagaaataaaagataattaaaaggaaaagaatcaccTGCGAAAGTTGGGCCATCCTGATCTGACCCTTATAATCGCTTCAGTCTTCGTTTTCTGCTCACTTAAGTCCAGCTACACCCGTCATCTTCTGGTTACATGAAAATGCCAAGCTCTTTATTTCATCAAGACTTCAGGGCAGGCTGAACGTGCTGCCTCTCCTCTATGAATATTTCTTACCATCAGGCGTGCCCTCAAACATCACCGCTCCAAAGAGAAGTTCCCTGAAACCATGCTATCACCGAGATCCGTCAGATACTATCCCGGGTCAGCACCTTGCTCAAAACACTTCTCAAAGTTTCCATGCATTTTACGCCGGTAGAGGTCTAAAATGGTGCCTTAActtcccattctctcttcccGCAGCCCCTGATAACGTCCAGagccctttctgtctctatgaatttgcctattccggatatttcacataaatgggatcatacaatgtGTGGTCTTTTGGGTCTGGATTACTTCACTTAGCCTAATAAAGGTTCATCCAGGtcgtagcctgtgtcagaatttcgttccttttaaaggctgaacgATATTCCACTGTGGTGTGTATACACCACAGTTTATTGGTCCtcccatcaatggacatttgagttgtttccatgttttggcgattgggaataatgctgctgtgaacacaggtaTACAAATACCTGTTCAAGTTCCTGCTgtcagttcttttgggtgtatacccagaagtggagttgctgaaCCATTCACTGCTTGACGTTTGGAGGAGATGTTTTCCACAGCGGAGGCACCATTTTATACACCTACCAACAAAGCATGAGGACTCCAacttctccatttcctcaccaacatttgttaatatctgtctttttgatagaGCCATCCTcgcgggtgtgaggtgatatctcattgtggttttgacttgcatgtCCCTAACGAATGCCAGGGAGCCTCTGGGAGTATCAGAACGCAGACGATGCCTCGCTAGGCAGACCTGCTGGGACACTGGGCTGGTGACGGGAGATAAGCCAGGCTCCTTGGAGCTTGTGTGCAAGTCATTCTACTGAGGGGACGCCTCCAGCTTGATGAGTCTCAATTAGGAAAAGCCAGGCcaatgggggaagggaggagagcatTCTTCATTCCCATCACATCCTGTATCTCTGCTCCAGCCCgcacccagggcttccctcctGGGCTATACAGCTCAGGACAGGCCGAGGAACCATGTCCCCAACCATGGCTGCCGCCTTCTGTCTTGGTGAGTCAAGCTGCAATATGCTGAGGGATAGGCAGTGGGCTATGagacaaagaattttttaaaaattatatcagtaCAAGAGGCAAGAGGAAACTTTCAGGGCAGGAGGTGACCAAGGGTCACCGCATTTATTTGTTGGGTGGGAAAACTGGGAGATGGTGTTTGTCTGAATTACTCTAGTTTATTCATGgctgagttaaaaaataaatacaggtttCCCAGTGTTGACTGCAACGTTCCCACTACtccatgctgttttaattttaattaattaaaatatagttgattcacaatgtggtgttagtttcaggtgtacagcacagtgactcagatatatacatatatatgttcttattcagattcttataggttattacaaaatactgagtatagttccctgtgctatagagtaggtccttgttgtgtgtgtgttcttttttattaaacTGTTATTAGATTCTTTATAAAAGTTTATGCTTCTTTTTACAAGTTGTATGAGAACatataagaaaacaataaattctgTTCTAAGCCCCCCTTAACTCACCAACAGTAGCCAATACTTGTTTATCCTTCTacatttatcttaattttttagtACAAATGTGTACACATACGTACATAGAggtttttcttataaaaataagaacatatgGTACACATTCtgcagcttattttttttttgtggtacgtgggcctctcactgttgtggcctctcccgttgcggagcacaggctctggacgcgcaggctcagcggccatggctcacgggcctagctgttccacggcatgtgggatcttcccggaccggggcatgaacccatgtcccctgcattggcaggcggactctcaccaactgcgccaccagggaagccctgcagcttACTTTTTGACACATAGCAGTAgacatgtataatttttaatttattcttttaaatagctgaatattattccacagtatttaaacatttccttGGCTCTtcgcttttttgttgttgtttatttttttaattaattattttttgcggtacgcgggcctctcaccgtcgcggcctctcctgttgtggagcacaggctccggacgcagaggctcggcggccatggctcacgggcccagccgctccccggcatgtgggatcttcctggaccggggcacgaacccgcgtcccctgcatcggcaggcggactctcaaccactgcgccaccagggaagccctgttgttaatttttattggagtatagttgatttacaatgttgtgttagtttcaggcgtacaggaaagtgaatcagctatacatataaatatatccacctttttaaagattctttccACATACAGGCCATTATGGAGTATTGAggagagtcccctgtgctatacaattgGTCCTtgttatgttttaattttgtttaatgtggatttggtatcagggctAGATTACAGATTTAGCTTGTCAGTATCCCTCATGGTACTGGTGCAAacaattctgccatttgtgacaacatggacggaccttgaGGGTACTATGCTGAGTGATATAAtccagatagagaaaaacaaatactgcaggATCttacttatacatggaatctcaAAAACCCACAAAAGCGGAGAGTAGGTTGGTAGATAccaagggctggggctggggcaggggggtgggggaaatggggaggtagatgttggtcaaagggtacaaacttccagctataagatgaagAACTTCTGGAGATCCAAATTATGGAATGATAAtcatagctaataatactgtagcatatacttgaaatttgctaagagagtacatTTAaatttctcaccaaaaaaaaaaaaagataattacgtgaggtgatggatgtgttaattcgcttgattgtggtaattatttcacaagtCATCATGCTGTAAACCTTAGATATATAAGATTTCTGTTTGTCAATTAACCTCACTAAGGCTCTAGTAAGAGTCCCCCTTAACAGGACTGGGGGTGGGCTCAGATGCGTTTTTACTGCCTTCTCCATATCAAGCTTTATTCTGGGCACGTGTGtgcattatttccttatttcttcaaAAGAACTTTATCGCTAAAAGGACCAGAGGCTCCAAGCGgctaagaaggaaggaaacagttgGTGTTACTGGGGATAAGAGTGTATACTATGAACACAAACTGCctctcattcacttattcattctttaaagaCACTCATGTAGCACTTATAGATACATTATTCTGTGTTTTTAAACGGACActtactcatttaatccccataacAGCCTGATGAAGTAGGGCCTacgattattcccattttacaggtgagaaaacagaggtcCGGAAGGATGAAGTAACttgtttaaggtcacacagctatggCTCGAATACAAACTAAGGAATGTTTGCACCAAATCCACATTCTTTACCACGAAAATATGCTGCTAGTGTTTGAATCTACCTGGTCGTGGGCCTCATGGGACCTACTATGCAATACATgctgtatattatttgttgtttacctgaaattcagatttcactgGGAGTcccatgtttttatttgctaaatctggcaaccctagggAGACTTAAATTGTTAATGCTACTAACTCAGCAaaacggttaaaaaaaaaagtcttagctTGAGAGAAAAAGGCAGTTTTTCAACCTAGAAAAGAATTAGTTCAGTTAGAAGAGAAAATGGGGGGAAGGCACCTCCAAGGATAAAAGTGGAATTTATAGATGGTGCAGTTTGATAGATGTGTAAAGTTACATGGAAAGGCTATTGAAAATTGTGAAAAGAATTAGATACAGGTTCAAGGAACACTATGTGGatggaaataaaacatacaaTTATTGATCCtagggaaaataaatagaaaaatcgTATGTAGGTACATTATAATGCTCAGGTGTGAATAATATTTGCACAGTCATAATAATGACTTAACCCAAAAGCACAAAATAGGGAGAATATTGATTTAACCCAAAAGCATAAAATAGGGAGGAATCCAGTATTAATGCACCCTGAGAGCTCTTGACTTACGATTTAATGCAAGACACCACATCGGGATCTAATATATGgcatggtgattatagctaataatactgtaatatatacttgaaagttgctaagagactagatcttcaGTGTTCTcaccactaaaaagaaatagcaaCTATGTGTCCGGCTAGAGGTGTCAGCTAGTACTATGGTGGTAACCATCCTGCAACAGAAAAATGTCTCAAATCAACAGTTACACGTACAccatgttacatgtcaattacatctcTATGAAACTGGAAAAAAGCGAGAGCCCCCTTCTAGCACACAGCTCCCACCACTCCAAAAGGAAACCTCATACCCGTTACAATCACTCCCCAATCCCCGCTCCTCCCGGTACccgccacccccctcccccatctacTGTCTCTGGACGGATTGATccattctggatgtttcatataaatggaatcatacaatcaTGGCCTTTTCTGgctgacttctttcacttcaattacatgcatgtgtgtctttgaaaaaaaaattatgacaaaagaaagcgaacacctgaaactaacacgttgttaatcaactatacccccaacataaaataaaaattaaaaaaaaagaaagccaatgCATGCAAGTTTCTCATCCGGTGCCCAGCACGCAGGAAGTGTGGATTCATGCTGAGGTCCTGGTGACTGACCCTTTGCTTCTTTCCTCAGGGCTGTGTCTGGGGCAGGTGATacaggctcagaaaggtgagTCCAGATCCCTCTTCTGGGTTCAGCCAGCGAGAGGGCAGAAGCGGGTGGGAGAGCCCAGGAGGAGGCTCTGTCGGAAGCTGACCTCTGCTAGACTCTGCTTCCCTTCCAGGCCTGCTGCCCAAGCCTTCCCTCCAGGCCCGGCCCAGCTCCCTTGTGCCCCTGGGGAAGCCGGTGACCATCAGCTGCCAGGGCCCTCCAGGCGCGGACTTGTACCGCCTGGAGGAACTGATATCCCGGAAGTATTTGGACCAGGCGGAGCTCTCCATCTCGGCCATGGAACAACGCTTCGTCGGACGCTACCGCTGCTCCTATCAGAGCGGGACCAGCTGGTCTCCCCCCAGCAACCAGCTGGAACTGGTTGCTACTGGTAACTGGGCGTGGGGTGCGGCTGGATTTGTAGCCGCAGGGCTGCGTGGTCCTCAGTTCTGGGCTCAGACAGTAGGGGTTATGGTGACCGTAAATCCAAAGTCCCAATCCAGAGTCCCAGAGGGGTTGGGCTTAGGGTGGGGCAAGCGAGGCATTGGCTTTAAGTGCTAAATTTAGGTGccaaaaaactcagtaatcaacaTAAGTAATACGTTAAtgcaatatcttaaaaaaaaacaaccccaaacccAAATCAATGCAAAAACATCCACGGTGTACACAATACCGCAATTTTAAGTAAAGACAAATCCCAGGAATGACGTTCCAAGCCACATCCAAACCTGACACAAGAGGAAAAATGCGTACCCCTCTAGCCACATTTatgaattgaaaaaataaatttatttctttattggctgcactgtgcggcaTGCGGGAGCTTAGTTTCCTGACTAGGGAGCCAGCCCatgccgcctgcagtggaagcacggagtcctaaccaccggaccgccagggaagtcccacgtgtatgcctttttatttttattttttgatggaaTAAAGTCTTCTCAGCATATCCTTTTCtagttaatgcatttttaaatgattattttctgaAGTGGCTTCAAAAAATATTGAGTTTGCTTCCATCAAAGCCAGgagagtaaaatgaaaatgaattctgtttattttttgtataaataaaatatttaaacttaaaatactGTTGCGAGTTTTAGTAATCTACTTTTaaacttttcagtcttttttcagCTATGTTCATAACGTGGAAAAAAATGAACCGTAAAAAGCCGTAAAAACGTTTTGAGCCTTTTGCCTCCAATTATCGGGCACCTTTCACTGTTGTGAGTACCGTGTGCCAGGCGTGGATTGGGATGCTCTGTGATGGTAATAATAGCAAGTTATATAGCAGAGTAGGTCCATGTTTCAGACTTCAGCGTGGCTCCCCTGGGCACAGGTGGATTCTGTCTTTGTTTAAAATCTTGATATTTTGTTTCCTGTACATGTgtttgcattcatttttattttaaaatttgcataaaaataatatttatcttgattactgaaggttttttttttatttcatccgAAGAGAGTGCCTGGCTTGCCTCACCCTAACTCCTGACTACTTGAGGTACAGTGGTCCACCAGTGTGCCTTGGGGGCTGACTCAAatactatctttttttaattttattttttatttttaaaagaaggtagcttatttatttatttattggcctcACCACGCAGCATGGGGGaccttagctcccccaccagggatcaaacgtgCGCCCttgcactggaagtgcagagtcttaaccactgcaccgctagggaagtcccccatcaAATACTATCTTCTCATTATTTTCCTCACCACCCTACTTAAAATTCCATCTCGATTTAAAATGGCACTCATCATTATCTGGTATGCCACGcatttacttatctttttttttcttaacttatgtttatttatttatttttggcggtgtcGGGTCtatcgttgctgctcacgggctctcgagttgccgcgagcaggggctactcttcattgtggtgcctgggcttctcagtgcgctgggttctcttgttgcggagcccgggctctaggcgtgcgggcttcagtagttgtggcacatgggctcagtagctgtggctcgtgggctctagagcacaggctcggtagttgtggtgcacaggcttagttgctctgtggcatgtggggtcttcccggaccagggctggaacccgtgtctcctgcattggcaggcagattcttaaccactgcgccaccggggaagccctacttaTCTATTAGCTGTTGGCTATTCTTTCTTcctgatgggatttttttttttttttctgacggGATTTTTATTTCTAGAGACTAATACATAATAGTTGCTCAGAGGaaaaaattgttgaatgaatgaatgagccataATTATCAGGCAACTTTGGCTGTTGTGAGTATGGCTTTCCAGGCGTGGCTTGTGACGCTccatgatgataataataatatcaaattACATAGTAGGATAGGTTCGCCTTTAGGAGCAGACAGCCTGGAGCCAACCTCCGTGATTGCAAATTTCAGCTCCCCCACTTATACTATCTTGTGACCTCGGACAAGTGATTCAGCATTGTGGACTTTCGTTTCATGTATAAAGTGGGGATATTTATAGGAATGAATGCATAGGTCTTTGTGAGGGTTCAGTGAATTGATAAATGGCATGGTCTCGGAACAGCACCTGGAATCTGGCACTCTAATACGTTTACAATATAACTATTGTATACTGTAATACAAGCTTACGGTATAATATCAGGTTAAGCTAGTTTGTTACTACCATTATATTTTGGGTGCTTGCTATGCACTCCGTATTCTGTTAAATGCTTAATACATATTGTTTCATCCAATCATTCCCGTTTTATAGTAGAGAACACGGAGGCACAGGTATAGGGGGAGATTCGTCCAGCCCCTAAGCTGCAAAACCAGGATTTGAGCCTGGGTACCGTCATGTCACTCCTGTCATGCTCCCTTAACCACTTTGTGAGCTGGTGGTGGGAAGAGTAGCTTCTCTAGGCTGGATACAGCTGGAAAGTTCCCTAGCCTGTGAAGAGGTGGGGGAACCTTCCCATCCCCACAGCTGAGACACTGGCcaccatctttatttatttatttattttcagttttaatatttttttaatggtttacaatggtgtgttaatttctgctgtacagcaaagtgatttggttatatatatactatttattaaaatattcttttccattatggtttatcataggatattgaatatacttccctgtgctatacagtaggaccttgttgtttattcattctgtatataaaagcttacatctgctaacccaacctcctactccatccctcccctagccccttcccccttggcaaccaccagtctgttctctatgtctgtgagtctgtttttgtttcatagatatgttcatttgtgtcatattttagattccacatataagtgataccatgtggtatttgtctttctctttctgacttacttcacttagtatgataatctctagttacatccaggttgctgcaaatggcattatttcatccctttttatggctgagtagcactccattgtatatatgtaccacatcttctttatccattcatctgctgatggacatttaggttgtttccatgctttGGCttttgtgagtaatgctgctatgaacataggggtgcatgtatctttttgaattagagttttgtccggCTATATGCCCAGgcgtgggattgatggatcatatagtaattctatttttagttttctaaggaacctccatactgttttccacaggggcCACCATCTTTAATACCAGAGTTTTCTTCTCTCCCAGGAGTTTTCACCAAGCCCTCgctctcagcccagcccagcacgGCAGTGGCCCCAGGAGTGGACGTAACTCTACGGTGTCACAGCCAGTATAGTTTTGACCAATTTGCTCTGTACAAGGAGGGGGACACTGGGCCCTACAAGACACCTGAAAGGTGGTACCAGGCTGATTTTCCCATCACCACGGTGACTGCTGCCCACAGTGGGACCTACCGATGCTACAGCTTTTCCAGCAGATCTCCATACCTGTGGTCGGCCCCCAGCGACCCCCTGGAGCTCGTGGTCACAGGTTAGGGGTGCAGACCAAACCTTTCCCCCCAGCCTTCACAGGCCCTGGTGGAAGCTCCAAGGGGAGGGAGCAATAGGCATGAAGAAAgtgggagggcaggagaagacagagGCTTTGGAGGGTGTATGAGTGTCTgagtgctgctgtaacaaatcaccatgAATTCACTGGTTTAAAATATCACAgatttattaccttacagttctggaggtcagaagtcaaaAAGGGGTCCTGCGGGGATAAAACAAAGGTGTCAGCCAGCCTTCTTTCTGGAGACTCAAGGGGAGGTTTCTggtgcctcttccagcttctagaggtgccTACGTCTCTTGGCTTCCATGGTCCATTGCTCCATCATCAAAGTCAGCAACATAGCATCTTCTAATCTGTCTCTgactcttcctccttcctgcctctctcttatgcttttaaggacccttgtgattggCCCCACCCAGGTAGTCCAGGGTAATCTCCCCAGCCcaagattcttttcaaaaaattttttattgaagtatagttgagttacaatgttgtgttagtttcaggtgtacggcaaagtgaatcagttaaacatatacatatatgcagtcttttattttatttttattctttaaaattttgtttcttcctttttcctttttttttttggccgcattgcgtggc
Above is a window of Phocoena sinus isolate mPhoSin1 chromosome 19, mPhoSin1.pri, whole genome shotgun sequence DNA encoding:
- the GP6 gene encoding platelet glycoprotein VI isoform X3 encodes the protein MITAPAQTWTSRKKINMMSQWISRLRRTDKWTCIPHPGLPSWAIQLRTGRGTMSPTMAAAFCLGLCLGQVIQAQKGLLPKPSLQARPSSLVPLGKPVTISCQGPPGADLYRLEELISRKYLDQAELSISAMEQRFVGRYRCSYQSGTSWSPPSNQLELVATGVFTKPSLSAQPSTAVAPGVDVTLRCHSQYSFDQFALYKEGDTGPYKTPERWYQADFPITTVTAAHSGTYRCYSFSSRSPYLWSAPSDPLELVVTGTSFTPSWLPTEPPSSVTEFSEASKKLNHSLVNEVATAETSRNITILPKESDPPTDQYR
- the GP6 gene encoding platelet glycoprotein VI isoform X1, which codes for MITAPAQTWTSRKKINMMSQWISRLRRTDKWTCIPHPGLPSWAIQLRTGRGTMSPTMAAAFCLGLCLGQVIQAQKGLLPKPSLQARPSSLVPLGKPVTISCQGPPGADLYRLEELISRKYLDQAELSISAMEQRFVGRYRCSYQSGTSWSPPSNQLELVATGVFTKPSLSAQPSTAVAPGVDVTLRCHSQYSFDQFALYKEGDTGPYKTPERWYQADFPITTVTAAHSGTYRCYSFSSRSPYLWSAPSDPLELVVTGTSFTPSWLPTEPPSSVTEFSEASKKLNHSLVNEVATAETSRNITILPKESDPPTGLAFQYYTKSNLVRICLGAVILILLVGLLAEDWHSRKKPLMHRVRAVHRPLPPLPQTQKSHSCQDGGRPDDRN
- the GP6 gene encoding platelet glycoprotein VI isoform X2; amino-acid sequence: MITAPAQTWTSRKKINMMSQWISRLRRTDKWTCIPHPGLPSWAIQLRTGRGTMSPTMAAAFCLGLCLGQVIQAQKGLLPKPSLQARPSSLVPLGKPVTISCQGPPGADLYRLEELISRKYLDQAELSISAMEQRFVGRYRCSYQSGTSWSPPSNQLELVATGVFTKPSLSAQPSTAVAPGVDVTLRCHSQYSFDQFALYKEGDTGPYKTPERWYQADFPITTVTAAHSGTYRCYSFSSRSPYLWSAPSDPLELVVTGTSFTPSWLPTEPPSSVTGLAFQYYTKSNLVRICLGAVILILLVGLLAEDWHSRKKPLMHRVRAVHRPLPPLPQTQKSHSCQDGGRPDDRN